From a single Microbacterium terrisoli genomic region:
- the glpX gene encoding class II fructose-bisphosphatase, translated as MVSLTVDPNVPADHSTPLHPDRNMALELVRATEAAAIRAVPFIGRGRKEAADGAAVDAMRAFLTTVSFDGTIVIGEGEKDNAPMLFNGEHVGNGTGPRCDVAVDPIDGTSLTAAGRNNALSVIAVSDSGTMLDASSVFYMDKLVTGPAGVGVVDIRLPIGENIRRLAAALGKPVDEMVISVLHRPRHDELIEQIREAGAGTRLMSDGDVAGGINAARHNARTDMCVGIGGSPEGIVTACAIKALGGHIQGRLWPRNDDEKQRGIDAGLALDGHVYEADDLVQGSNTLFVATGVTNGELVAGVRREGGHVYTESVVLRGASGTLRRISSEHLTSKWL; from the coding sequence ATGGTGAGTCTCACGGTTGATCCGAACGTCCCTGCCGACCATTCGACGCCGTTGCACCCCGACCGCAATATGGCGCTCGAACTGGTGCGGGCGACCGAGGCGGCCGCGATCCGCGCCGTGCCGTTCATCGGCCGCGGACGCAAAGAGGCAGCCGACGGTGCGGCCGTGGACGCGATGCGGGCGTTCCTGACCACCGTCAGCTTCGACGGGACGATCGTGATCGGCGAGGGCGAGAAGGACAACGCCCCAATGCTGTTCAACGGCGAGCACGTCGGCAACGGCACCGGCCCGCGATGTGACGTCGCCGTCGACCCGATCGACGGCACCTCGCTGACGGCGGCCGGACGCAACAACGCGCTCTCGGTGATCGCGGTGTCGGATTCGGGCACGATGCTCGACGCGTCGAGCGTGTTCTACATGGACAAGCTCGTCACGGGGCCCGCTGGTGTCGGTGTCGTCGACATCCGCCTGCCGATCGGTGAGAACATCCGTCGCCTGGCTGCGGCGCTGGGCAAGCCGGTCGATGAGATGGTCATCTCGGTGCTGCACCGGCCTCGGCACGACGAGCTGATCGAGCAGATCCGCGAGGCCGGAGCCGGCACGCGGCTGATGAGCGACGGCGACGTCGCGGGCGGCATCAACGCCGCACGTCACAATGCCCGCACCGACATGTGCGTGGGCATCGGCGGCAGCCCCGAGGGGATCGTCACCGCGTGTGCCATCAAGGCGCTCGGCGGTCACATCCAGGGGCGGCTGTGGCCGCGCAACGACGACGAGAAGCAACGCGGCATCGATGCGGGGCTCGCGCTCGACGGTCACGTCTACGAGGCTGACGACCTCGTGCAGGGGAGCAACACACTGTTCGTGGCGACCGGGGTGACCAACGGCGAGCTGGTCGCCGGCGTGCGTCGCGAGGGCGGCCACGTCTACACCGAGAGCGTCGTGCTGCGGGGCGCCTCCGGCACGCTGCGCCGCATCTCGTCAGAGCACCTGACGTCGAAGTGGCTGTGA
- a CDS encoding UDP-N-acetylmuramyl pentapeptide phosphotransferase encodes MASDTGASSPRTGAHAVVADALSRTGSHPKIDTDPARRPDVLFRVRHKEGEQISAWWMIGAFVAVSGAAIALLSLIPGGQ; translated from the coding sequence ATGGCGTCGGACACCGGGGCATCTTCGCCGCGCACCGGAGCGCACGCGGTTGTGGCCGACGCGCTGTCGCGCACGGGCTCCCATCCGAAGATCGACACGGATCCGGCTCGGCGTCCTGACGTGCTGTTCCGGGTACGCCACAAAGAGGGCGAACAGATCAGCGCCTGGTGGATGATCGGCGCATTCGTGGCGGTCTCGGGCGCCGCCATCGCGTTGCTCAGTCTGATTCCCGGCGGTCAGTGA
- the rmuC gene encoding DNA recombination protein RmuC → MDAASLTLVAVIMLVIGFAAGWAVRTARAARSTTELATRTATAETVAAALRDQLDQQERRYDEAIDRVRYDENARAQREQREQAVLRALAPVQETLQTMQRKVDTLEHDRHEQYGSLAEQLRRSHEAGEALRATTESLAGALRSGSTRGVWGETQLRRVVEAAGLTRHVDFDLQASIRTDAGAGRPDMVIRLPGGKSLAVDAKVPLDAYLEATATPVAATGADGERRQRLLDKHVKAVRAHVDALAKKTYWAGLSSSPEFVICFLPSESLLSAALEGDAALLDYAFSKRVALASPVNLWAVLKTIAYTWTQQDVSQEARRLFELGNELYGRLTSLASHADDLRRAIERTVDSYNRFAGSLESRVLVSARRFPGIDQTKLDALPESAAIEASTRRLTASELLEGIDDPASDGRTDDAVTEDAPTMTADLGLLRTRIDEPTPADQAGVSVTDRRESD, encoded by the coding sequence ATGGATGCCGCATCTCTCACACTGGTCGCCGTGATCATGCTCGTCATCGGCTTCGCCGCCGGCTGGGCGGTGCGCACCGCACGAGCCGCGCGCTCGACGACCGAGCTTGCGACACGCACGGCCACCGCCGAGACGGTGGCGGCGGCCCTGCGCGACCAGCTCGACCAGCAGGAGCGACGGTACGACGAGGCGATCGATCGCGTGCGTTACGACGAGAACGCGCGCGCCCAGCGTGAACAGCGCGAGCAGGCGGTGCTGCGCGCCCTCGCCCCGGTGCAAGAGACTCTGCAGACCATGCAGCGCAAGGTCGACACGCTCGAGCACGACCGCCACGAGCAGTACGGCTCATTGGCAGAGCAGCTGCGACGCTCGCACGAGGCCGGCGAGGCTCTGCGCGCGACCACCGAGTCGCTGGCCGGCGCCCTGCGCTCGGGCAGCACCCGGGGAGTCTGGGGTGAGACGCAGCTGCGGCGGGTGGTCGAAGCCGCCGGCCTGACGCGGCACGTCGACTTCGATCTGCAAGCGTCGATCCGCACCGATGCGGGGGCAGGCCGGCCCGACATGGTGATTCGCCTCCCCGGCGGAAAGTCGCTCGCGGTCGACGCCAAGGTTCCGCTGGATGCCTACCTCGAGGCGACGGCGACCCCGGTGGCAGCCACCGGCGCCGACGGTGAGCGACGACAACGGCTGCTCGACAAGCATGTGAAGGCCGTGCGTGCCCATGTCGACGCCCTTGCGAAGAAGACCTACTGGGCGGGACTTTCCTCGAGCCCCGAGTTCGTGATCTGCTTTCTGCCCAGCGAATCGCTGCTGTCGGCGGCTTTGGAAGGGGATGCCGCGCTGCTGGACTACGCGTTCAGCAAGAGGGTCGCCCTGGCGTCGCCCGTGAACCTCTGGGCCGTTCTGAAGACGATCGCCTACACGTGGACGCAGCAGGATGTCTCGCAGGAAGCGCGACGGCTGTTCGAGCTCGGCAACGAGCTGTATGGACGGCTGACGTCACTGGCGTCGCACGCCGACGACCTGCGCCGCGCGATCGAACGGACCGTGGACAGCTACAACCGGTTCGCAGGTTCACTCGAGTCGCGGGTCCTGGTCAGTGCCCGTCGGTTCCCCGGGATCGATCAGACCAAGCTCGACGCACTGCCGGAGTCGGCGGCGATCGAAGCATCCACTCGCCGTCTGACCGCATCCGAGCTGCTCGAGGGCATCGATGACCCCGCCTCGGATGGCCGGACCGACGATGCCGTCACCGAAGACGCTCCCACGATGACGGCCGACCTGGGCCTGCTGCGCACACGGATCGACGAACCCACACCGGCCGATCAGGCAGGGGTGTCGGTCACTGACCGCCGGGAATCAGACTGA
- a CDS encoding LysE family transporter, whose amino-acid sequence MTLTVWSSLLAACVVISLTPGAGAINTMSNALNEGWRRSIWGVLGQQSALVVHVVIVAAGVGLLVASSPVLFETIRYLGAAYLVFLGVRMIVLRPAVTEDLDAGTPQRESAWSMVRRGFWVNLLNPKAIVFFLAFVPQFIRLDRPPLEQYLILIATVVIVDVLVMWFFFAAAAKPFRRVVRTSRGQKTMNIVFGSLFIAVAGLLLLVH is encoded by the coding sequence GTGACGCTCACGGTCTGGTCCTCGCTGCTGGCCGCCTGCGTCGTGATCAGCCTCACCCCCGGTGCCGGGGCCATCAACACGATGTCCAATGCCCTGAACGAGGGGTGGCGTCGCTCGATCTGGGGTGTGCTGGGGCAGCAGTCGGCGCTCGTGGTGCACGTCGTGATCGTCGCGGCCGGCGTCGGGCTGCTCGTGGCCAGTTCACCCGTGCTGTTCGAGACGATCAGGTATCTCGGTGCCGCCTATCTCGTGTTCCTCGGGGTGCGGATGATCGTGCTGCGCCCCGCCGTGACCGAGGACCTCGATGCCGGCACGCCCCAGCGCGAGAGCGCCTGGTCGATGGTGCGGCGCGGATTCTGGGTCAATCTGCTCAACCCCAAGGCGATCGTGTTCTTCCTCGCGTTCGTGCCGCAGTTCATCCGGCTGGACCGGCCCCCGCTGGAGCAGTATCTGATCCTGATCGCGACCGTGGTGATCGTGGACGTGCTCGTGATGTGGTTCTTCTTCGCCGCAGCGGCCAAGCCATTCCGGCGCGTGGTGCGCACCTCGCGCGGGCAGAAGACGATGAACATCGTGTTCGGCTCGCTTTTCATCGCCGTCGCAGGGCTTCTCCTGCTCGTGCACTGA